Proteins found in one Geomonas subterranea genomic segment:
- the htpX gene encoding zinc metalloprotease HtpX, whose translation MNRFKTAVLLTTLTLIMVALGGAIGGRGGMYFAFFMACAMNLFSYWFSDKIVLRMYGAQEITEAENPAFYGMIRRLAVQGGLPMPRVYIIPSESPNAFATGRNPDHAAVAATEGILRILTPEEMEGVMAHELSHVANRDILISTIAATIAGAISMLANMVQWAAIFGSRSDDEEGGGWGGLALAIIAPIAAMLIQLAVSRSREYLADESGARLCGKPLSLANALRKLDQASRALPMYEARPATAHMFIVNPLSAGMLMKLFSTHPPMEERIARLEQMGH comes from the coding sequence ATGAACCGATTCAAAACAGCGGTCCTGCTCACCACGCTCACGCTGATCATGGTGGCTCTTGGAGGCGCCATCGGCGGCCGGGGCGGCATGTACTTCGCCTTCTTCATGGCCTGCGCCATGAACCTCTTCTCCTACTGGTTCTCCGACAAAATCGTGCTGCGCATGTACGGGGCCCAGGAGATCACCGAGGCGGAGAACCCCGCCTTCTACGGCATGATCAGAAGGCTCGCCGTCCAAGGGGGGCTGCCGATGCCCAGGGTCTACATCATCCCGTCGGAGAGCCCCAACGCCTTCGCCACCGGCAGAAACCCCGATCACGCGGCAGTCGCAGCGACGGAAGGGATCCTGCGCATACTCACCCCGGAGGAGATGGAGGGGGTGATGGCGCACGAGTTAAGCCATGTCGCCAACCGGGACATCCTCATTTCCACCATCGCCGCCACCATCGCCGGCGCAATCTCGATGCTGGCGAACATGGTGCAGTGGGCCGCCATCTTCGGCAGCCGCAGCGACGACGAGGAAGGGGGGGGCTGGGGCGGCCTGGCGCTCGCCATCATCGCGCCCATCGCAGCCATGCTGATCCAGCTCGCCGTCTCCAGGAGCCGCGAGTACCTGGCCGACGAAAGCGGCGCGAGGCTGTGCGGCAAGCCGCTCTCCCTGGCCAACGCGCTAAGGAAGCTGGACCAGGCGTCCCGGGCCCTCCCCATGTATGAGGCGAGGCCGGCGACGGCGCACATGTTCATCGTGAACCCGCTCAGCGCGGGGATGCTGATGAAGCTTTTTTCCACGCACCCCCCGATGGAGGAGCGTATCGCCCGGCTTGAGCAGATGGGGCATTGA
- a CDS encoding TerC family protein: MTNREMMWIAFAGIIAVMFILDLFVFNRKSHEIRFREALAWTLVWVGLAMAFNVGVWYFLGSAKALEFFTGYIIEESLSVDNLFVFIMIFSYFKVARAHQPKILKWGIIGALVLRGIFIVVGIELIERFHWMVYVFGAVLIYTGYKMAFGGDEEIQPEHNPLVRLARRFIPITKRARGDHFFIKRRGIWAATPLFLTLIVVESSDLIFAVDSIPAVLAVTHDPFIVYSSNVFAIMGLRSLYYLLAHVMEMFVHLKLGVSVILVFVGGKMLLSNLVEIPLQLSLGVILGALTISILTSIFVAGKHR; encoded by the coding sequence TTGACCAATAGAGAGATGATGTGGATCGCCTTCGCGGGGATCATCGCCGTGATGTTCATCCTGGACCTCTTCGTGTTCAACAGGAAGAGCCACGAGATACGGTTCCGTGAGGCGCTGGCCTGGACCTTGGTGTGGGTCGGGCTGGCCATGGCGTTCAACGTCGGTGTCTGGTATTTCCTTGGTTCCGCCAAGGCGCTGGAATTCTTCACCGGTTACATCATCGAGGAGTCGCTTTCCGTCGACAACCTGTTCGTCTTCATCATGATCTTCTCGTACTTCAAGGTGGCCCGGGCGCACCAGCCCAAGATACTGAAGTGGGGGATCATCGGGGCGCTGGTGCTGCGCGGCATCTTCATCGTGGTGGGGATAGAGCTGATCGAGCGTTTCCACTGGATGGTGTACGTCTTCGGGGCGGTGCTGATCTACACGGGGTACAAGATGGCCTTCGGAGGGGACGAGGAGATACAGCCGGAGCATAACCCGCTGGTGCGGCTGGCCCGCCGCTTCATCCCCATCACCAAGAGGGCGCGCGGCGACCACTTCTTCATCAAGAGGCGCGGTATCTGGGCCGCGACCCCCCTTTTCCTGACCCTCATCGTGGTCGAATCGAGCGACCTCATCTTCGCGGTCGATTCCATTCCCGCAGTGCTCGCCGTCACCCACGACCCGTTCATCGTGTACAGCTCCAACGTCTTCGCCATCATGGGGCTGCGGTCGCTGTACTACCTGCTGGCCCACGTCATGGAGATGTTCGTCCACCTGAAGCTGGGCGTGTCGGTGATCCTCGTGTTCGTCGGCGGCAAGATGCTCCTGTCGAACCTGGTGGAGATACCGCTGCAGCTTTCCCTGGGCGTGATCCTGGGCGCGCTGACCATCTCCATCCTCACCTCGATCTTCGTGGCCGGGAAGCACAGGTGA
- a CDS encoding ANTAR domain-containing response regulator: MGKAVLYIRDEELLQSLKNRLRERGFAEILAYGSSGELLSESLANHPEVAVIEFRGGDQEIVGTVKKLWNKLSLPIVVIAESRDLEDVQTWGESEVSTVLAKPVREEELVAALVLSISAARRVERLKEEVCSLKESIESRKVIEKAKGRLMERDKLSEAEAFRRMQRLAMDRRISMRQLADAILLTESIAG, translated from the coding sequence ATGGGAAAAGCGGTCCTGTACATTCGCGACGAGGAGCTCCTTCAGAGCCTAAAAAACAGGCTGAGGGAGCGTGGTTTTGCTGAAATATTAGCGTACGGGAGTTCGGGCGAGCTGTTGAGCGAGTCTCTGGCCAACCATCCGGAGGTGGCTGTGATCGAATTCCGCGGCGGCGACCAGGAGATCGTCGGTACGGTCAAAAAACTCTGGAACAAGCTGAGCCTCCCGATCGTCGTGATCGCGGAAAGCCGCGACCTGGAGGATGTGCAGACCTGGGGAGAGTCGGAGGTCTCCACCGTCCTGGCCAAACCGGTCCGGGAGGAGGAGCTGGTCGCGGCCCTGGTCCTTTCCATCTCCGCGGCGCGGCGGGTGGAACGGCTCAAGGAGGAAGTCTGCTCGCTCAAGGAGAGTATCGAAAGCAGGAAGGTGATCGAGAAGGCAAAGGGGCGGCTCATGGAGCGCGACAAGCTCTCCGAGGCCGAGGCTTTCCGCAGGATGCAGCGGCTCGCCATGGACCGCAGGATCTCGATGCGGCAGCTGGCCGACGCGATCCTGCTCACCGAGAGCATCGCCGGTTGA